Proteins encoded in a region of the Melospiza georgiana isolate bMelGeo1 chromosome 2, bMelGeo1.pri, whole genome shotgun sequence genome:
- the SLC5A7 gene encoding high affinity choline transporter 1, with protein sequence MAFHVEGLVAIVVFYLAILAVGIWAAWKTKNTGSKGDRSEAIIVGGRDIGLLVGGFTMTATWVGGGYINGTAEAVYVPDYGLAWAQAPIGYSLSLVLGGLFFAKPMRSKGYVTMLDPFQQLYGKRMGGLLFIPALMGEMFWAAAIFSALGATISVIIDINVNISVIISALIATLYTLVGGVYSVAYTDVVQLFCIFLGLWISVPFAMSHPAVTDIGLTAVHHVYQAPWLGSINSLDIYTWLDNFFLLTLGGIPWQAYFQRVLSSSSATYAQVLSFLAAFGCLVMAIPAVLIGAIGASTAWNQTEYGVPDPKSKKEADMILPIVLQYLCPVYISFFGLGAVSAAVMSSADSSILSASSMFARNIYQLAFRQNASDREIVWVIRITVLLFGASATAMALLASSVYGLWYLSSDLIYIIIFPQLLCVLFIKGTNTYGAIAGYLFGLVLRITGGEPYLYLQPLIFYPGWYQDDNNLYIQRFPFKTLAMLTSFFTNVIVSYLAKYLFESGTLPPKLDFLDAVVARYSREHMDKATLVKSDNIVLNELAPVNPRHSLTLSSTFTNKEAFNYVDSSPELSNTEDN encoded by the exons ATGGCTTTCCATGTGGAGGGGCTGGTGGCCATAGTTGTCTTCTACCTGGCAATCCTGGCAGTAGGGATATGGGCTGCTTGGAAAACCAAGAACACCGGCAGCAAAGGAGATCGCAGCGAAGCCATTATAGTCGGTGGAAGAGACATTGGTTTGCTAGTTGGTGGATTTACAATGACAG CCACATGGGTTGGAGGAGGTTACATCAATGGGACAGCAGAAGCTGTGTATGTTCCAGACTATGGTCTAGCTTGGGCTCAGGCTCCTATTGGATATTCCCTTAGCCTGGTTTTAG GTGGCCTTTTTTTTGCAAAACCCATGCGATCCAAAGGCTATGTGACAATGTTGGACCCCTTTCAGCAGCTTTATGGGAAAAGGATGGGAGGACTACTGTTTATTCCAGCTTTAATGGGAGAAATGTTTTGGGCTGCTGCCATCTTCTCTGCCTTAG GTGCGACTATAAGTGTGATCATTGACATTAATGTCAATATTTCAGTCATTATTTCTGCCCTGATTGCCACTTTGTACACACTTGTGGGTGGAGTTTATTCTGTGGCCTACACCGACGTAGTTCAGCTCTTCTGCATCTTCCTGGGACTG TGGATCAGTGTCCCCTTTGCCATGTCCCATCCTGCAGTAACAGACATTGGGCTCACGGCTGTGCACCATGTGTACCAAGCACCTTGGCTTGGATCTATCAACTCCCTTGACATCTACACATGGTTGGACAACTTCTTTTTACTG ACGTTAGGAGGAATTCCATGGCAAGCGTATTTCCAGAGAGTTCTTTCCTCATCTTCTGCCACATACGCTCAAGTCCTGTCATTCCTGGCTGCTTTTGGCTGTCTTGTGATGGCTATTCCTGCAGTGCTGATTGGAGCAATTGGAGCATCTACAG CTTGGAACCAGACTGAATACGGTGTCCCTGACCCCAAGAGCAAAAAAGAAGCAGATATGATTTTACCAATCGTGCTGCAGTACCTTTGTCCAGTCTACATCTCGTTCTTTGGCCTGGGTgctgtgtctgctgctgtgATGTCCTCAGCTGACTCCTCAATTCTATCAGCAAGTTCTATGTTTGCTCGGAATATTTACCAGCTTGCCTTTCGGCAAAAT GCTTCAGACAGGGAAATTGTGTGGGTCATCAGAATCACTGTTCTTCTGTTTGGAGCATCAGCAACAGCGATGGCACTGCTGGCTTCATCGGTGTACGGCCTCTGGTACCTCAGCTCTGACCTCATTTATATCATCATAttcccccagctcctgtgtgtgtTATTTATCAAAGGAACCAACACCTACGGTGCCATTGCAGGATACCTGTTTGGCCTTGTCCTCAGAATAACGGGAGGAGAGCCATACCTCTACCTTCAGCCCTTGATCTTCTACCCTGGCTGGTATCAAGATGATAACAACCTCTATATCCAGCGATTCCCATTTAAAACACTTGCTATGCTCACCTCCTTCTTTACTAATGTCATAGTCTCCTACTTAGCCAAATACTTATTTGAAAGTGGGACTTTGCCACCAAAGCTGGACTTTCTTGATGCTGTTGTTGCCAGATACAGTAGAGAACACATGGACAAAGCAACTCTTGTAAAAAGTGACAATATTGTATTAAATGAACTTGCACCTGTGAATCCACGACACAGTCTAACTTTGAGCTCAACTTTCACAAACAAGGAAGCCTTCAACTACGTTGATTCAAGTCCAGAACTGTCCAACACTGAAGATAATTAA